CGAAATTCCCGGGATGTCCTACATGAAACCGACCAGGGGAGGCTTCCTCCTCTTGGAGGTTTCCTGGGAGGCCACAGCTGGAAGCAGTTACGCCTCACCCTCGAACTTCGAGGCCTTCGACGCGGACGGCGCCAAGGGCGAGGAGATCTACGTGGAGGAAGGTCTGGGAGGACTGCCTTCCGGGGATGTTGCCGCCGGAGAGATGCAGCGGGGAGTCATTGCCTTCGACATCAAGAACGGCCCCACCACAGTGGTCATCAGCGATGACTTCGGCGACAAGGCAGCTACTTTCACCCTGACGCCGGCAAACTAAACAGCCGGCCCGGTCCATACCGCCGCACGGAAAGCCCGTTGCCCCCTTGGGGTAGCGGGCTTTTTGGGTGGGACATCCAAGACTATCCGCCGGTTTCGGGCTACCCTGATTTTCGTGTCACATCATCGGATAGCGCCCAACGTCGACGACTCCTCGGACCAGCTCGCCGCGGCGCTTGCCGCTCTCAGGACAGAGCTGGAACTCCCTGGCGAATACCCGGCAGAAGCTGTGCAAGAAGCACGGCAAGCCGTCGCGGACCTTGAGTTGCCGGGTCAGGACCTGCGGCACGTACCATTCGTGACCATTGATCCGGCGACCTCCACGGACTTGGACCAGGCCCTGTTCATTGACCGTGCCGGCGACGGCTACAAGGTCCTCTACGCAATCGCCGATGTCCCGTCTTTCGTGGAACCGGGTGGGGCACTGGACCACGAAACCCGTCACCGCGGGCAGACCTTCTATGCTCCTGACGGGCGGATCCCGCTGCATCCGGAGGTCATCAGCGAGAACGCCGGCAGCCTCTTGGCCGATCAGGACTGCAGTGCGTTCGTGTGGGACTTCGACTTGGACGCGGAAGCTGAAGTGTTGGCTGTCACCGTTGCCCGCGCCGCCGTTCGCAGCAGGGCCAAACTCAGCTATAAGGGCGCTCAGCAGCAGATTGACGACGGTACGGCCCCGCCCGTACTTCAGCTCCTCAAAGAAGTGGGAATCAAGCGTGTTGAACTGGAACGGCGTCGCGGCGGCGCAAGCCTCAACATGCCGGAACAGGAAATCGTCCAAGCAACCGACGGCGGCGGATACAGGATCGCGGCTGCCCCCTCCCTCCCGGTTGAGGACTGGAACGCGCAGATCTCGCTCATGACCGGCATGGCCGCCGCGCAGATGATGCTCAACGGAAAAGTGGGCATCCTGCGTACCATGCCCGCTCCTGATGACCGGTCACTGCTCCATTTCAAGCGCCAGACCTCCGCTCTGGGCAAGCCCTGGGACGGCCACGTCACCTACGGCGAGTACCTGAGGACGTTGGACGCATCCGATCCCCAACAGCTGGCCATCCTTCACTCTGCCGGTATGTTGTTCCGAGGCGCCGGTTACACCCCCTTTGACGGAGAGCTGCCGGCAATCGTGACCCAAGCAGCCATCGGGGCTCCGTATGCACACGCCACGGCACCCCTGCGCCGGCTCATCGATCGCTTTGTCCTGGTGATCTGCGAGGCGCTCAGCAACAACCACGACATCCCGCAGTGGGCTCGGGAGGCACTCCCTTCATTGCCGGAGATCATGGCGGCCTCCGACCAGTTGGCCGGACGCCTCGAACGTGCGGCGCTGGACACTGTGGAAGCAGCCCTCGTAGCCAACCACGTGGGCCAGGAATTCGACGCTGTAGTCATTTCGGGGTCCAAGCCCTCCAATGGGGCCGGTTCCAAAGCTGCCAACGGCAATGGCAGTAACAACGGCGGCAGCAACGGCAACGGGCCCTTTGGCGTCATACAAATATCAGACCCTGCTGTAACGGCCCGGTGCGACGGAGAAATGGAGTCTGGAACCAAAGTCCGGGTGCGGCTGCTGAAGGCCGATATCGCCAGCCGGGAGATCAGGTTCGAGCTGCTGCCCTGACGCCGTTCTGCCGACGATCCGGGCTTTCCGGCCCCCAGAGGATAGACTGGGCTTGTAGTAATGGATGCCCGGTCGTTGATTCAGTTAATTTTTGAACTCAACAAGCCCGCCCCTACGCGATCTTGAGATGTACCAACTGGTCACCAGTGCCAGTACTTAGATAGCCCGCGATCGGCTTCCACTGGACTTGCTTGCGCGCCCGTTCGTGCTCCGGTACGGCTCCGCCGCCGCCGTTGAGCATGCAGCGCCAATGCCCAAATGAATAAGGAAACTCCCTGTGAGTGAATTGCATACCCACGAAGTCCTGACGGACTCCACCGGAACCGAATCCATCGAACCCGAGGAAACGATCATCTCGGATGAGACGCCCCACGAGATCGAAGAGAAGTCGTTCGCTGACTTCAACGTCCGCGCCGACATCGTTGAGTCTTTGGCCGACGCCGGAATCACGCACCCGTTCCCCATCCAGGCAATGACCCTGCCGGTCGCCTTGAGCGGCCACGACATCATCGGCCAAGCCAAAACCGGTACCGGAAAAACGCTTGGCTTCGGCATCCCCGCCCTCCAGCGCGTCGCCGGAAGGGATGATGCGGGTTACGCCAAGCTCGCTGTCCCGGGCGCACCGCAGGCACTGGTCATCGTCCCCACGCGTGAGCTTGCCGTGCAGGTAGCCAACGACCTCCAGGCCGCGTCACGCAAGCGCAACGCCCGCATCGCCACCATCTACGGCGGCCGCGCCTACGAACCCCAGATTGATGCCCTGCAGAAGGGCGTCGAAATCGTAGTGGGCACCCCTGGCCGGCTGATCGATCTCTACAAGCAGAAGCACCTGAGCCTCAAGAACGTCAAGATGGTGATCCTTGACGAAGCCGACGAAATGCTGGACCTTGGCTTCCTCCCCGACGTCGAGACCCTGATCGCCGGCACCCCCGCGGTTCGGCAAACGCTCCTCTTCTCGGCAACCATGCCCGGCCCCGTCATCGCTATGGCTCGCCGCTACATGACGCAGCCCACCCACATCCGGGCAGCCGACCCGAATGATGAAGGCCTGACCAAGCGCGACATCCGCCAACTCATCTACCGTGCACACAGCATGGACAAGACCGAGGTTGTGGCCCGCATCCTGCAGGCCCGCGGACGTGGCCGCACCATCATCTTCACCAAGACCAAACGCACCGCCGCGAAAGTTGCCGAGGAACTCGTTGACCGCGGCTTCGCGGCTGCAGCCATTCACGGCGACCTCGGCCAGGGCGCCCGTGAACAGGCCCTCCGCGCGTTCCGCAACAACAAAGTTGACGTCCTGGTAGCCACCGACGTCGCAGCCCGCGGCATCGACGTTGATGACGTTACCCATGTCATCAACTACCAGTGCGTGGAAGACGAAAAGATCTACCTGCACCGCGTTGGACGTACGGGCCGCGCAGGTAACAAGGGCACCGCCGTAACGTTTGTTGACTGGGACGACATGCCTCGCTGGGGCCTGATCAACAAAGCCCTGGGACTCAGCGTTCCCGAGCCCGTTGAAACCTACTCCTCGTCGCCGCACCTGTACACGGATCTGGACATTCCCGAGGGCACCAAGGGTCGTCTGCCGCGCAACAAGCGCGTCCTCGCCGGCGTTGACGCCGAAGTCCTTGAGGACCTCGGCGAAACCGGCAAGAAGAATGCACGCTCCGGCGGCTCAGGCCGGGATGGCGGACGTGACGGCAAGCGTGACGGCGGTCGCGGACGCTCCGGCAGGTCCGGTGACGCCGAGTCCAGCGAATCCAAGGGCGAGGGCGGTCGCAACCGTACGCGCCGCCGTCGTACTTCTGATGGCGAGGCAGCCCCCGCTGCCGGTGCCTCGGAAACCCGCACTGCCACCGCAGACAACGCGGAGAAGCCGGCCCGCACGCGCCGGACCCGCACGCGCCGCCGCAACGGCGAAGTGGTCTCCGGTGAGACCGCAGCTGCCCAGTCCGGCAGCACCGAGGCCTAAAAACCTCAATGACTGAATCTGTTTGGGCGCCGGACGGCGGCAACTTGGTGGTGCACGCGGACAACGCGGAGTTCCTCCCTACGCTGCCGGACGGCGCCTTCACACTCATCTACGTGGACCCGCCCTTCAACACGGGCCGGGTCCAACGCCGCCAGGAAACCCGCATGGTCCGCAACGCGGACGGCGACGGCGACCGCGTCGGCTTCAAGGGCCGCTCTTACGACACCATCAAGGGCGCCCTGCACAGCTACGACGACGCCTTCAGCGACTACTGGTCCTTCCTGGAGCCCAAGCTCGTGGAGGCTTGGCGGCTGCTGGCCGACGACGGCACCCTGTACCTGCATTTGGATTACCGGGAAGTCCACTACGCCAAGGTGATGCTGGACTCCATCTTCGGCCGGGAATGCTTCCTCAACGAGATCATCTGGGCCTACGATTACGGCGCCCGCGCCAAGAACCGCTGGCCCACCAAGCACGACAACATTTTGGTGTACGTCAAGAACCCCACCAAGTATCACTTCGACAACGCCGAAGTGGACCGGGAACCGTACATGGCACCCGGACTGGTCACCCCCGCCAAACGCGAGCTCGGCAAGCTGCCCACGGATGTCTGGTGGCACACCATCGTTTCGCCTACCGGCCGCGAAAAGACCGGCTATCCTACCCAAAAACCCGAGGGCCTGGTACGCAGGATTGTCTCCGCATCAAGCCGAGAGGGCGATTGGTGCCTCGATTTCTTCGCTGGTTCAGGGACCCTCGGTGCTGTGGCAGCCAAACTGGGCCGCAACTTTGTGTGCGTCGACCAGAACGAACAAGCCATCGAAGTCATGCGAAAACGGCTGGGCACCAAGGCCGACTTCCGCCGGAGCGGCTCATTGCCGGACGCCAGCCTGGATCAGGCAGCGCCCTTCACGAAGGCCTGAACTGCGTCCGCGATCATTTGGACGGCAATGGCTGACAACAGCAGGCCGGCAATCCGGGTGACCAGCTCCACTCCGTTTTCCCCGAGCACCCGCTGCACGACGCCCGCGAAGCGCATCGCCAAGTACAGCGAGCCAAGCACCACAGCGATGCCGAGCCCCACCGCCAAATACTCCGCGAGCTGGCTGGACTGCTGCACGAAAACCATGACGGCAACGATCGCGCCCGGCCCGGCCATGAGCGGCGTTCCCAGTGGCACAAAAGCCACGTTCTTGTACTTGGCGGCATTCTCTTCACCACTGGTGGACCCCGTCAGCAGCTGCAGCGCGATCAGCACCAGGAGCAGGCCACCGGCACCCTGCAGGGCAGCCAGCGAGATGTGCATGTAGTTGAGGATCGACTGGCCAAAGATCGCGAACACCACGATCACACCTGTGGCCACCAACAGGGCCTGGAAAGCGGAGCGGTTACGATCCTTGGCCGACATCTGCGCCGTCAAGGACATGAAAATCGGCACGGTACCCGGTGGATCCATGATCACGAACAGCGTGACGATCACGGATGCGAGCAACTGCAGATCCATCAGCGGACCCCTTTCACCGAATGACCGTGCTGCCTGTTGCCAACTCCTCTATCCGTGACAAGACTGCGGGCGAGGTAGTGTTTTCGCCCAACAGGTTAGGCTTGCCCGCTCCGTGGTAGTCGGAGGACCCCGTCATGAGCAAACCGTGTTCGGCGGCCAAGCCGCGAAGGAATGTCCGGCCCTCCTCCGGGTTGTCCCGATGTTCAACCTCAAGTCCCAGAAGTCCGGCATCAATCATGTCCTGGTAGGTTTTCTCCCCCACAATGCGTCCCCGCGATGAGGCCACAGGGTGGGCAAAGACGGGGACGCCGCCAGCCGCGCGGACAAGCTCGACGGCGACCGCCGGGTTGGGTGCATAGTGCTGCACGAAGTACCGCGAATGTGAAGTGAGGATGGACGTAAAAGCCTCCGTGCGATCCGCCACCACACCGGCAGCCACCAAGGCATCGGCGATGTGCGGGCGGCCCACCGTGGCACCGGGAGCCACATGGTGAATCACGTCGTCCCACGTCAACGGATAATCCTCGGACAACAATGTGACCATGTGCTCGGCGCGGGTGAGCCGGGCGTCCTTGGACTTGGTGATTTCCTCCAGCAGGCCGGCATGGGCGGGATCGTGGAGGTAACTGAGCAAATGGACGCTGATTCCCTGCTCCGTCCGGCAGGAGATCTCCATTCCAGGAACGAACGCAATGCCATGTTCCCTGGCAGCAGCGGCAGCGGACTCCCAACCATCAGTGGAATCGTGATCGGTCAGCGCCACGGCATCCAGACCGGCCGAGACGGCAGAGATGATCACTCCGGCCGGTGTCTCGGTTCCGTCGGAAACATTTGAGTGCGCATGCAGGTCTATCCTCACTTTCCCAGCCTATGGGATGCGGGCGTGCTTGGAGTGTTGCGCCGTTGGCCTCTCCACGAAACTGGTGGGACGATGTAACGGTGAACGATGCCGAAAACACCCAGAACTCGTCCTCCCAGCCACTGCAAGAGCGCGTCAACAACCGCTCGCAAAGGCCCACATCCGATGCCTTCAAGGCATTCATGGCCAGCAACTGGGCGCCCGCCCCGCAGGTGACCCCTGCGCGTGACGCCGTTGCAGACCATGCCGCGCGCCGCCGTCGTACTATTTCCGAACTGTTCAAGGGCGAACGGCTCGTTGTCCCGGCCGGTCCACTGAAGGTCCGATCCAACGACTGCGACTACCGTTTCCGTCCCCACTCCGGTTTCGCCCACCTCACTGGCCTGGGCCTCGACCACGAGCCCGACGCCGTGTTGATCCTGGAGCCCGTAGCTGAAGGAAAGGGCGACGACGGCGGTCACCACACCGCGACGCTCTACTTCCGTCCGCTGGCCGGCCGGGACACAGAACAGTTCTACGCTGACTCCCGCGCAGGCGAGTTCTGGATCGGTGCACGCCCCACGCTCGCAGAATTCGAAGCCCGGCTCGGCCTGCCCACCGCGCACATCTCTGAGCTCGAAATGGCAATCACCAAGAACGTGGGCGCCCCGGAAATCGGCGGCATCTCCATTCGACTGGTCCGCAAGGTGGACGAGAACATCGACGCACTGGTTGATACCGCCCGCTACAACACGGCCAAGGACCCCGAGAACCTGGACCTCGGCGAACTCGACGCCCTGGACGAGAAGCTCAGCGAAGCACTGTCAGAGCTGCGCCTCCTCAAGGACGACTGGGAAATCGAGCAGATGAAGATTGCCGTGGCGGCAACGGTGGAAGGCTTCGCTGACGTAGTCCGCGCCCTTCCCCGCGCGCTGACCCACGCGCGCGGAGAGCGGGTAGTTGAAGGCGCCTTCTTCGCCCGCGCCCGCGAGGAAGGCAACGAACTCGGCTACGACACCATTGCCGCGTCCGGCAACAACGCCACGGTTCTGCACTGGAACCGCAACTCCGGAACCGTCAACGCCGGCGAGCTCCTTCTCCTCGATGCCGGCGTGGAAGCAGACTCCCTCTACACAGCTGACATCACCCGCACGCTGCCCGCCACCGGCACCTTCACCGACGTCCAGCGCAAGGTCTACCAGGCCGTGCTCGACGCCGCCGATGCCGGTTTCGCAGCCGCCCAGCCGGGCGTGAAGTTCCGCGACATCCACACCGCGGCAACCACGGTCCTGGCCGAACGCCTGGCTGAATGGGGCCTGCTGCCCGTATCCGTCGAGGAAGCCATCAGCCCGGAGGGCCAGCAACACCGCCGCTGGATGCCGCACGGCACCAGCCACCACCTGGGCCTCGACGTCCACGACTGTGCGCAGGCAAAACGGGAACTGTACCTCGATGGAATCCTCACCGAAGGCATGGTTTTCACGATCGAACCGGGTCTCTATTTCAAGAATGAAGACCTCGCCATCCCCGAGGAGTACCGCGGGATCGGCGTCCGCATCGAGGACGACATCCTCATGACCGCCGACGGACCCGTCAACCTCAGCGCCGCGCTGCCCCGCGAAGCAGACGACGTCGAGTCCTGGATGGCAGGCATCTACCAGGAAGCCCAAGGCTAAGCGCAGGCCGTTGCCACCACAACAGAAAGGGAAGGCCACCGGAGACAGATCCGGTGGCCTTCCCTTTCTTGTGCTTGACGGAAGCCTTTTGCTCCGGCGAAGCCCTACTGCTTGGTCGACCCCTCGGAGGTGGACTGATGTCCCTCTTCCTGCGGGGTGTTCTGCCCTTGGCTCTGGCCGTCGGTCACACGGACGCCGTACTGCGGACGACCGTCCGGGAGGTCGGGGTAACGGACAGCTGCCGGTGCCGGGTTCTGCGCGGACTGGTCCACTGGGGCGTTCTGTCCCTCAGGAGTACTGGAACCGGTGGACTCGGGGCCACGCTGGCCGTAGGGATCGTTCCACGTGGAAGGCCGCTCAGGCGCCTGGCCGGGCTGCTGGAACGGCGCATTCTGCTGGTTGTAGTTGGCGGCCTGCGGTGCGGCTGCCTGCGACGGGTTCATCGGCAGCTGGTGGAGCAAACGGCGGGCCTCGTGGGCTGCCTCCACAGCGACGATGACATCGTAGTTGGTGGCAACCACTTGGCTGGTGGAGGTGAAGTCACGCTTCCCGCGCTGGGTGGCATAGGTGACGATGCCGAACAGCATGAAGAAAGCCGCACCCATGAGCACCGAAGTGATGATGGAGAACGGGCCGCCGGCGGGAGTGAAGAAGGACAACATGACGCCGACGAAGAGGCCGAACCACATGCCGCTCAGGGCGCCGGACAAAGCCACCCTCGGGTAGCTCAGGCGGCCGGTCACGCGCTCCACCATTTTGAGGTCATTGCCCACGATCGACACCAGCTGAACAGGGAACTGCTGGTCTGCGAGGTAGTCCACCGCCTTCTGGGCATCCAAATACGAGGTGTACGAGCCCACGGTGTCGCCTTGGGGGACACTGCGGGATTCCTCAACGGCTTTGGGAGCACCAAAAATGTTTGACATAGCCCCATTGTGTCTCATGGACATGTGTAGTGGCTGGAATTCAGCTAAAAGAGAGCAGACTCGGTAGCCTGTAAACATGAGCACACATCCCTCACGCGTCTTTGTCGCGCGCCTGCTCGGCTTGGACGTCTTCGACCCCCTGGGCGATCGTCTTGGCCGGTTGCGCGACGTCGTGGTGCTCTCCCGCGGCACCCGTGGTGCTCCCCATGTGGTGGGCATCGTGGTTGAAGTTCCTGGCAAGAAGCGCGTCTTTGTTCCCATGACCCGCATTACGTCCATCGACCAAACGCAAATCATTTGCACTGGCCTGGTCAACCTGCGGCGCTTCGAGCAGCGCGGTGCCGAAACACTGGTGGTCGCTGAAATGTTCGACCGCCGCGTGACGCTGGCGGACGGCAGTGGAGACGCGACGATCGAGGACATTGCCATGGACCAGCACCGGTCCAAGGACTGGTTCGTCAGCAAGCTGTTCGTCCGCCGCGGCCACTCCCTGTCCCCCTTTGGCAGGCTCCGCCGCAACGAGACCCTGATCATCGACTGGGCCGATGCCCAGACCGGCGCCCACAACGAGCCCCAGGCCGCTACGCAGTTCGTTGCCACGCACGAAGACCTGAAACCTGCCGACTTTGCTGAAGCCCTTCAGGAAATGAGCGACAAACGGCGTTTTGAAGTGGCCAGTGAGCTCCAGGATGAGCGCCTTGCCGATGTTCTCCAGGAACTCCCGGAAGATGACCAAGTGGAGATTCTCTCCGCACTTGATGTGGAACGCGCCGCTGACGTCCTCGAAGAGATGGATCCTGACGACGCCGCCGACCTCCTGGCCGAGCTTCCTTCAGCGCAGGCCGAAGAACTTCTCCAACTCATGGAACCCCAGGAGGCCGAGGACGTCCGCCGCCTCCTGGAGTACGACGAAGACACCGCCGGTGGCCTCATGACACCGGTCCCGGTCATCCTGCCGCCGGAAGCCACAGTGGCCGAGGCCCTGGCGCATGTCCGGCGTGAGGAGCTCTCACCCGCGCTGGCCTCATCCATCTTTATCGCCCGCCCTCCCTTGGAGACCCCCACCGGACGATTCCTGGGCGTGGTTCATATCCAACAGCTTCTGCGTTTCCCTCCGCCGGAACCGCTGGGCAACCTCGTGGACAAGAATCTTGAGCCCCTTTCGGACCAGGCGCACATCTCCGAAGTTGCCCGGACCCTGGCCACGTACAACTTGAATTCACTTCCAGTCGTGGACGACGACGGCCGCCTTGTGGGGGCGGTGACTGTTGATGACGTGCTGGATCACCTGTTGCCGGATGACTGGCGCGCCCATGAGGACGACGCCCCTATAAGGAAACTTGGAGGCCGCATTGGCTGATAACAACGCCACCCGATCCCCCAAGTCCTCAGGACGCTCGAGCAGCAGCCTTGACACGCCCTTGAGTGGTCGCCAACGCATCCTGCCCAAGTTCTCACCGAACCCGGATGCTTTCGGAAACGCCACGGAGGGCTTCGCCCGGTTCATGGGCACGCCTACGTTCCTCGTCTACATGACGGTGTTCTGCGTGTTCTGGCTTGCGTGGAACTCGTTCGCACCCACGGACTGGCAATTCGACCGCATGGAGCTGGGCTTCACCCTGCTGACGCTCATGCTGTCCCTTCAAGCCTCCTACGCGGCGCCGCTCCTCCTGCTGGCCCAAAACCGGCAGGATGACCGCGACCGCGTCTCGCTCCAGCAGGACCGCCAGCGTGCCGAACGCAACCTCTCCGACACCGAGTACCTGACGAGGGAGTTGGCCTCGCTCCGCATTGCTTTGCGTGAGGTAGCAACCCGTGACTATGTCCGGACTGAGCTCCGAAGCCTGCTGGAAGACATCATCGATGCTCAGGAAGAGCTCCGCGAGAACGAAGCCTCCGCTGATGGCACGGAATCGCCGGGTGAGAAGGTCAAGGAGAAACTGAAGGAGAAGCGCGACAAATCGCGCGGGCCCCGCACACAGCAGATTCCGAAGGTCCGCCCGCCAAGGGCCGCAGGTCCACAACATTCCACCGGCAAACCATCGCCGGGAAACCCCGAAAGCCGAGCCTGACCATATGACCACCGCATCGGCCGAGGCGCTGCACGCTGCCTTGGCAACCGTCATCGATCCCGAGCTCCGGCGCCCCATCACGGAACTCGGGATGGTGGAGTCGGTGTCTGCCGATGATGACGGAGCCGTGCACGTTGCCGTTCTGCTGACCATCGCCGGGTGCCCCCTGCGCGAGACCATTACCAAGGACGCCACCGACGCCCTCACCCGCGTAGAAGGCGTCACAGGCGTGGACGTGGAACTGAAGGTCATGACCCCAGAGCAGCGCGAAGCCCTCAAGGAACAGCTCCGCGGCCCCGGTGGACAGCGTGGCATACCCTTCACCAAGCCTGGGTCCCTGACCAAGGTGTACGCCGTAGCCAGCGGAAAAGGCGGCGTGGGCAAGTCATCCGTCACCGTCAACCTGGCCTGTGCACTGGCCGCCCAGGGCCTCCGCGTGGGCATTGTGGACGCCGATGTGCACGGCTTCTCCGTCCCCGCGCTGATGGGCATCACACAAAAGCCCACCCAAGTGGACGACATGATCCTTCCGCCTGTGGCTTACGGCGTGAAGGTCATCTCCATAGGCATGTTCGTTGCGGGCAACCAGCCGGTGGCGTGGCGCGGTCCGATGCTGCACAGGGCCCTTGAGCAATTCCTCACCGATGTTTACTTCGGCGATCTCGATGCCCTCTTCCTGGACCTTCCCCCTGGCACAGGGGACATCGCGATTTCCGTGGCGCAGCTCTTGCCCAACGCGGAAATCCTGGTGGTCACCACGCCGCAGGCAGCTGCTGCGGACGTCGCCGAACGTGCCGGAACCATCGCCACCCAGACAGGGCAGAAGGTGGCCGGTGTCATCGAGAACATGTCCTACTTGGAAATGCCCGACGGCGGGCGCATGGAATTGTTCGGAAGTGGCGGGGGTGCCATCCTGGCTGAGCGGTTGAGCGCTGCTGTGGGCACCGAGGTTCCGCTCCTCGGCCAGATTCCACTGGACATCCGCTTGCGGGAAGGCGGCGACGCCGGGAAACCCGTAGTTCTGGCCGCACCCGAAACGGCCGCCGCCAAAGCGATGGAGGGTGTTGCTGCAGCCTTGGCAACCCGGCCACGCGGGCTGTCCGGCATGCCTTTGGGAATCCAGCCGCGCTGAACCGGCGGCCCTTCCCTGGTCTGGCAGATGCCTCGGCTCAGGTTGCTTCGGTATCGAACGGGGCGGCTTCGCCCTCGGCAAGCCGCTCGATGATCCGCGCAGGGGCCTTGGGTTTGGCACCTGCTGCTGCAGCAGCAGCTACGGGGGCGCCGGCACTGACCGGCTTGGTGTCGTCGTCCAGGAGCGCATCCTTGATGATGCGACGGGGATCGTACTGACGGGGATCGTATTTCTTCCAGTCGACCTCATCGATGTCGATGCCGACTTCTTCTTTGATCTGCTCGCGTGCGCCGGAAGCCATCCGGCGCACTTCCTTAACCAGGTTGGCGAGCTTTTGAGTGTATTCGGGCAAACGGCTGGGACCGATGACGAGTACGCCGATAATCAGAAGGAGTATGAACTCCGGGCCGTTGATTCCAAGCACGATACGAAGATTACCTTGTCTGTGGTGCCGCTCCTAAACCAGCGGGACGCAGCAAGGTTTGGAGGCCTCGCAGCACCCTTTTGTACCATGCCTCTGGATCTTCGTCGGCGGAAATCAACGCCATGGACTCCCCCGCCCGGACGATTTCCGGGACGGCGTCGTCTGCACTGTCCGCCGGGAGGTCGGAAGCATAGCTGATGACGGCCGCCGGCATGGTGTATACAGCCTTCCACGGGATTCCTTGCGTGACAGAAAGCTGCGCCGACCTGGAGCGCCCGGGTCCGGACCCATTAGCCGGCAGGTGTTCCTCCACAATGGTGGCGTAGTGACCGTTGCTTTCGAGCCTGATCTCCACAGCAGGGTTGCCGTTGAGCATGGTGGCTTGGGCGGACACGACGTGGAAGCCCATTCCGGACAGCTCAGGACAGGCCCATCCTTCGTCCCGCAGTGACTC
This genomic interval from Paenarthrobacter aurescens TC1 contains the following:
- a CDS encoding putative exoribonuclease (identified by match to protein family HMM PF00773), with translation MGGTSKTIRRFRATLIFVSHHRIAPNVDDSSDQLAAALAALRTELELPGEYPAEAVQEARQAVADLELPGQDLRHVPFVTIDPATSTDLDQALFIDRAGDGYKVLYAIADVPSFVEPGGALDHETRHRGQTFYAPDGRIPLHPEVISENAGSLLADQDCSAFVWDFDLDAEAEVLAVTVARAAVRSRAKLSYKGAQQQIDDGTAPPVLQLLKEVGIKRVELERRRGGASLNMPEQEIVQATDGGGYRIAAAPSLPVEDWNAQISLMTGMAAAQMMLNGKVGILRTMPAPDDRSLLHFKRQTSALGKPWDGHVTYGEYLRTLDASDPQQLAILHSAGMLFRGAGYTPFDGELPAIVTQAAIGAPYAHATAPLRRLIDRFVLVICEALSNNHDIPQWAREALPSLPEIMAASDQLAGRLERAALDTVEAALVANHVGQEFDAVVISGSKPSNGAGSKAANGNGSNNGGSNGNGPFGVIQISDPAVTARCDGEMESGTKVRVRLLKADIASREIRFELLP
- a CDS encoding putative ATP-dependent RNA helicase (identified by match to protein family HMM PF00270; match to protein family HMM PF00271) — protein: MSELHTHEVLTDSTGTESIEPEETIISDETPHEIEEKSFADFNVRADIVESLADAGITHPFPIQAMTLPVALSGHDIIGQAKTGTGKTLGFGIPALQRVAGRDDAGYAKLAVPGAPQALVIVPTRELAVQVANDLQAASRKRNARIATIYGGRAYEPQIDALQKGVEIVVGTPGRLIDLYKQKHLSLKNVKMVILDEADEMLDLGFLPDVETLIAGTPAVRQTLLFSATMPGPVIAMARRYMTQPTHIRAADPNDEGLTKRDIRQLIYRAHSMDKTEVVARILQARGRGRTIIFTKTKRTAAKVAEELVDRGFAAAAIHGDLGQGAREQALRAFRNNKVDVLVATDVAARGIDVDDVTHVINYQCVEDEKIYLHRVGRTGRAGNKGTAVTFVDWDDMPRWGLINKALGLSVPEPVETYSSSPHLYTDLDIPEGTKGRLPRNKRVLAGVDAEVLEDLGETGKKNARSGGSGRDGGRDGKRDGGRGRSGRSGDAESSESKGEGGRNRTRRRRTSDGEAAPAAGASETRTATADNAEKPARTRRTRTRRRNGEVVSGETAAAQSGSTEA
- a CDS encoding adenine specific DNA methylase (identified by match to protein family HMM PF01555); amino-acid sequence: MTESVWAPDGGNLVVHADNAEFLPTLPDGAFTLIYVDPPFNTGRVQRRQETRMVRNADGDGDRVGFKGRSYDTIKGALHSYDDAFSDYWSFLEPKLVEAWRLLADDGTLYLHLDYREVHYAKVMLDSIFGRECFLNEIIWAYDYGARAKNRWPTKHDNILVYVKNPTKYHFDNAEVDREPYMAPGLVTPAKRELGKLPTDVWWHTIVSPTGREKTGYPTQKPEGLVRRIVSASSREGDWCLDFFAGSGTLGAVAAKLGRNFVCVDQNEQAIEVMRKRLGTKADFRRSGSLPDASLDQAAPFTKA
- a CDS encoding putative MarC family integral membrane protein (identified by match to protein family HMM PF01914; match to protein family HMM TIGR00427); the protein is MDLQLLASVIVTLFVIMDPPGTVPIFMSLTAQMSAKDRNRSAFQALLVATGVIVVFAIFGQSILNYMHISLAALQGAGGLLLVLIALQLLTGSTSGEENAAKYKNVAFVPLGTPLMAGPGAIVAVMVFVQQSSQLAEYLAVGLGIAVVLGSLYLAMRFAGVVQRVLGENGVELVTRIAGLLLSAIAVQMIADAVQAFVKGAA
- a CDS encoding putative PHP domain protein (identified by match to protein family HMM PF02811) yields the protein MRIDLHAHSNVSDGTETPAGVIISAVSAGLDAVALTDHDSTDGWESAAAAAREHGIAFVPGMEISCRTEQGISVHLLSYLHDPAHAGLLEEITKSKDARLTRAEHMVTLLSEDYPLTWDDVIHHVAPGATVGRPHIADALVAAGVVADRTEAFTSILTSHSRYFVQHYAPNPAVAVELVRAAGGVPVFAHPVASSRGRIVGEKTYQDMIDAGLLGLEVEHRDNPEEGRTFLRGLAAEHGLLMTGSSDYHGAGKPNLLGENTTSPAVLSRIEELATGSTVIR